The region GCAGATTCAGAATTGGAAAGAAAAAGTATACACAGGAACAGGCAGGGAATGGCTTGAATTTATTGATAGTCCAGAGTTTAGAAATGGAATAATAAAATATTCAAAGTTGCGTTATAATATTTATATGAAGATGCTACCAAAACGTGAATTGGAGCCAAGAAATTTTTATAAATCTGTTGAAGGACGTAAAAAATTTCTTTCAAATTCAGGTAACATTAATCAATTCAAATCATTATTAAAAAAATCTTATGAGTTATTTAGAAAGCACAACCAATATTAGAATACTATGAACCACAAACCCAAACTTGAATTAACCTGGATTGGCAAAGACGAGCAGCCAAAGCTTGAACCGCGCATTTTAATTGAAGATCCAGAAAAGTCCTACGGTGATAAGAATAGTGAAAATATGCTAATTTATGGTGATAACCTCTTAGCTCTTAAAGCTCTTGAACAGGATTTTACTGGCAAGATAAAATGCATATATATAGATCCTCCATATAATACAGGGAATGCATTTGAGCATTATGATGATGGAGTGGAACATTCTTTATGGTTGAGCTTGATGAAACCTCGTCTTGAAATTCTAAAAAATTTATTAAGTGAGGACGGTAGTATATGGATATCCATTGATGCTGATGAAAGTCACTATCTTAAAGTTCTTTGTGATGAAATCTTCGGACGAAATAACTTTGTTGACGAAGTAATTTGGCAAAGAGCATTCTCGCCAATAAACTTGAAGAAAACGCTTTCAAGAAGTCACGACGCTATTTTGGTATATAGTAAAAATAGTTATGGTTTTAATCTAAATCAGATTCCGAGACGTGCAGAACAATTAAAAAACTATAAAAATCCAGATGAAGATCCGAGAGGGCTGTGGGCATCTGGTGGAATTGATGTTGGTCCAATTGTCCCATCGCAAGTCTATGAAATTATCACTCCGAGTGGTCGAAAAGTATTACCACCTGATGGTTATTGTTGGAGATTCAAAAAAGAAAAATTCTTAGAATTAGTAACGGATAATAGAATTTGGTTCGGCAAGAATGGGGATAATGTTCCTAGAATTAAAAGGTTCTTATCTGAAGTCAAAGAAGGTGTTACGGCAATGACATTATGGTTAAGAGAAGAAGTTGGCGACAATCAAGAAGCTAAACGTGAAGTCAAACAAATTATCGAAACTGATGTCTTTACTACCCCTAAACCTGAAAGACTATTACAGAGAATTTTAACTCTATCTTCCAATAATGGCGATTGGATTCTAGATTCATTTCTTGGTTCTGGCACAACTTCGGCAGTAGCACATAAAATGAATCGCAGATGGATTGGAATTGAGTTGGGCGACCATTGTCATACTCATTGTATTCCTCGTTTACAAAAAGTTTGTGACGGCGCTGATCAGGGTGGTATTTCTGAGGCTGTTAATTGGAAAGGCGGTGGTGGTTTCAAATACTATTACCTTGCACCGAGCTTACTCAAGCAGGATAAATATGGCAACTGGATAATAGAAGAAAAATATAATGCTGATATGCTTGCAGCGGCAATGGCAAAGCATAATAACTTCAACTATCAACCAAGCGAAGAGGTTTATTGGAAGCAAGGACAATCAACAGAGAAAGATTTTATTTATACAACAACTCAATTTATTACTGTTGAAAAATTGGATCATATTCACGAAGAAATGCAGCCTGACGAAAGCTTGCTTATTTGCTGTAAGAAATTCTCCAAACCCTGTGAAAACAGATATTCAAACATCACAATTAAAAAAATACCACAAATGCTTTTAGGCAAGTGTGAATTTGGCAAAGAAGATTACAGCTTAAATATTATCTCAATGCCGAGAAATGAAAACGAGCCTGAGTTTGTTCCCAAAGGACCGGAAAAGAAAGCAAAGAAAACAGAAAAGGACAGCAGTCCTGGTTTATTTACAAATGAAGACCAGGTGTAACAATGTCATCAAAGAAAAGTCTTTCCAAAAATATTTATAATGACATAAAGCAGGTTATTGACGATGCCCGGAGCAGAAGTTTTCGTGCAGTTAATTTTCTAATAGTAGAAGCCTATTGGAATATAGGGCGTTTAATTGTAGAAGAGGAACAAAAAGGAAAAAAGCGGGCAGAATACGGCAGTTATCTGATAAAAGAATTATCGGAAAGATTAACAAAAGATTTTGGAAGGGGATTTACGGAGAGTAATATCAAGTATTTTAGATTATTCTACTTGAGTTTTCCAATTCGTCACGCATTGAGTGACGAATTGGAACATTCAAAACTCCACGCATTGAGTGGAGAATCTGTTACTTCAAAACAGGTAATTCCTCACGCAACCCGTCACGAATCTATTGAACTAAAAAATTATCTTCGTCCGGAACTGAGCTGGACTCATTACCGTATCTTACTCAAATTAGAAAAAGAAAAAGCCAGATTATTTTATATGAACGAAGCTGCAAACTCTAATTGGAGCACAAGAGAACTTGATCGTCAGATTAATTCTCTCCTCTTTGAACGCTTATCATTAAGTAAGAATAAAAAAGCAGTTTTAAGGATGGCAAAAAGAGGTCAGATAATCAATAAACCAAATGATTTAATTAAAGACCCCTATGTACTGGAATTTCTTGGGTTAGAAAACCGTGAAAAATATTATGAAGCAGATTTGGAAAAAGCATTGATAGACCATTTGCAAAAATTTTTATTGGAGTTAGGTAAGGGTTTTTCTTTCATTTCCCGTCAGAAGAGAGTTACACTCGATAGCGAGCATTTTTATATTGATCTTGTTTTTTATAACCGGCTAACTAAAAGCCATATACTCTTTGATCTTAAAGTCGGAAAATTAACTCATCAGGACATAGGTCAGATGCAGATGTATGTGAATTATTTTAATAGAGAAATCAAATTGAAAGAAGAAAATGAAACTATCGGCATAATACTCTGTGCAGAGAAGAATAATGCAGTCATCAAATATACTTTGCCGCCGAAGCAGAAACAGATTTTTATTTCCAGATACATCCCGTATCTGCCTACCGAAGATGAGCTAAAGAATGAGATAATGAAAGAAAAATTGAATTTTGAAACCAGGTCAAATTATTTAAAGGGGAAGCGGTGAGCAATAATACATTATACATTCGCAACAGATTAAGTTTAAGAAAGCCACAGGAAGACAGCTTATTTATTCTAACTGAATTAGCGGACAGGCTTGAACTAAAAAAGAATTGTAATCTTGAACAGGAATTAGAAAAAGTAAAAAGCTCTTATCCAACCTGCACGGACTTTGAAAGAAATTTTCCTTCAATATGTTTTGCTCTTGCTACTGGTGTTGGTAAAACCCGTTTAATGGGTGCGTTTATTGCTTATCTTTATTTAGAAAAGAAAATTAAAAACTACTTTGTGCTTGCACCAAATCTCACCATCTATAATAAACTGATTACAGATTTTTCTGATTCATCACATCCGAAATATGTTTTTCAGGGAATTGGCGAGTTTGTTCATAACAAACCAGTCATTGTAACTGGTGATAATTATCAATATGCAAAAACACTTTTTGATCAATTTGAAATAAGAATAAATGTATTCAATATTTCCAAGATAAATGCTGAGACCAGGGGTGGAAATATACCGCGTATAAAGAGGCTCTCAGAATATCTTGGCGAATCTTACTTCGAATACCTTGTTGGTTTAGATGATTTAGTGCTGCTGATGGATGAATCACATCATTACCGCGCTGATAGAGGTATGGAAGTGATAAATGAATTAAAACCGATTCTTGGATTAGAGCTAACTGCCACACCACAGGTTGAAAGAGGCAGCAATACAATAAAGTTTAAGAATGTTGTATATGAATATTCGTTGGCTAAAGCAATTCGTGATGGTTTTGTTAAGGAGCCAGCAGTCGCTACACGAAAAGATTTTGATCCGAGCAAGTATCAAGTAGAAGAATTGGATCGAATCAAACTTGAAGATGGCATTCGCATTCACGAGGACACAAAAGTTGCGTTAGATATTTACTATCGTGATAGTAAAACAAAGTTAGTAAAACCTTTTGTCCTGGTTGTAGCTAAGGATACAGACCACGCCACTCAGCTTCGGCAGCTTATCCAATCAAAAGCATTCTTTGATGGCAGATATGCAGATAAAGTAATGGAAATCCACTCAAGTCAACGTGGAGAAGAAAAAGAAGAGAACATTCAGCAGCTTCTTTCATTAGAAGACCCAAACAATAAAATAGAAATTGTAATTCACGTTAATATGTTGAAGGAAGGTTGGGATGTAACAAACCTTTATACAATAGTACCTCTGAGAACAGCAGCTTCAACTACTTTAAGAGAACAGACCATCGGCAGAGGATTACGTTTACCATTTGGCAGAAAAACCGGATCAAAAAAAGTAGATACTTTGACTATAGTATCACACGATAAATTCCAGGAGATAATTGATGAAGCAAATAAACCAGACTCAATTATTAAACAGGAAAATGTTATCGTAATTGATGAGCTAGAACTCGGAAGACCAAAAGAAGTTGTTACTTCCACTTCAAGTTTTGAAAGACATATTCAGGAAGAAGAGAAAAGAATTGAAGCAATAGTTGAACCTGAAAAGAAGCAGGAAGAAAAATTAAAACTTGAAATTAAAAAAGATATTTACACTACCATCCCAACCCTTAATACAGCAGTAAGAAATGTAACTGATCTGAAACAAGAAGAAGTGAGAAAAGTTGCTGTAGATAATTTCAAACAAAGGATAATGAGTGATCCTCAGCAATCAATGTTTGTTGATGAAAGAATTAAGGAATTCACAGACCATTATGATGCGGTTGTAGATGAATTCACTAAAAATTTAATTGAAATCCCTCGTATTACAATCCAACCAACAGGAGTAATTAAAACAGGATTCAAAGATTTTGAACTTGATACGAACTTCCTGAATTATCAACCCGTATCTGAAGAAATATTAAGGAAGACTTTGCGCGAGCAGGAAATTGATATTATTGCCGGCAATCATTTTGGAGGGATTAAAAATGATTCACCTGAAAATTTAATTGTCAACGAATTAATAAACTATCCAGAAGTTGACTATGATGAACAAGCTGAGTTTTTATTCAGGCTTGCTAACAGTGCAACTAATAAATTCAGACAGTATTTGAATGAGGGTGATGTAGAGAGTGTAGTGCAATATCATAAATCTGAAATTGGAAGGTTCATCTATCAGCAGTTGATGGAACATTTTTATGTAGAAGCTCCGGAGTTTGAAAAACCTGTTATTGATGTAAAAGCTTTTACAAAGATTGAGGATCACAATTACTCAAAATATTCTCAGGACCAGATATACGATTATAAAGAAACAGTCAATCCAACCTCAGCAATTCCAACGAAGATATTTGCAGGATTCAGAAAAGCGTATCATCTGCTTTATAAATTTGATTCAAAAACAGAGAAGGATTTTTCAATAATTCTTGAACAAGATAACGATGTTGAAAAATGGTTAAGACCGGCACACAATCAGTTTAGAATATATTGGGCGCATAATTCAAAACAATATCATCCTGATTTTGTTGTGGAAAGTAAGGATTCAATTTTCATTATAGAAACAAAAAAACAAGACGCAATGAGTGATGATGAGGTTAAAGATAAAGCAAGAGCGGCACTTGAATATTGTAAATATGCCTCTGAATATACTTCTGCTAATGAAGGGAAGCCCTGGAAGTATGTTTTAATTCCACATAACGCTGTGCAAACGAATATGAGTTTTAAGCATCTGGT is a window of Ignavibacterium sp. DNA encoding:
- a CDS encoding PDDEXK nuclease domain-containing protein, with product MSSKKSLSKNIYNDIKQVIDDARSRSFRAVNFLIVEAYWNIGRLIVEEEQKGKKRAEYGSYLIKELSERLTKDFGRGFTESNIKYFRLFYLSFPIRHALSDELEHSKLHALSGESVTSKQVIPHATRHESIELKNYLRPELSWTHYRILLKLEKEKARLFYMNEAANSNWSTRELDRQINSLLFERLSLSKNKKAVLRMAKRGQIINKPNDLIKDPYVLEFLGLENREKYYEADLEKALIDHLQKFLLELGKGFSFISRQKRVTLDSEHFYIDLVFYNRLTKSHILFDLKVGKLTHQDIGQMQMYVNYFNREIKLKEENETIGIILCAEKNNAVIKYTLPPKQKQIFISRYIPYLPTEDELKNEIMKEKLNFETRSNYLKGKR
- a CDS encoding DEAD/DEAH box helicase family protein gives rise to the protein MSNNTLYIRNRLSLRKPQEDSLFILTELADRLELKKNCNLEQELEKVKSSYPTCTDFERNFPSICFALATGVGKTRLMGAFIAYLYLEKKIKNYFVLAPNLTIYNKLITDFSDSSHPKYVFQGIGEFVHNKPVIVTGDNYQYAKTLFDQFEIRINVFNISKINAETRGGNIPRIKRLSEYLGESYFEYLVGLDDLVLLMDESHHYRADRGMEVINELKPILGLELTATPQVERGSNTIKFKNVVYEYSLAKAIRDGFVKEPAVATRKDFDPSKYQVEELDRIKLEDGIRIHEDTKVALDIYYRDSKTKLVKPFVLVVAKDTDHATQLRQLIQSKAFFDGRYADKVMEIHSSQRGEEKEENIQQLLSLEDPNNKIEIVIHVNMLKEGWDVTNLYTIVPLRTAASTTLREQTIGRGLRLPFGRKTGSKKVDTLTIVSHDKFQEIIDEANKPDSIIKQENVIVIDELELGRPKEVVTSTSSFERHIQEEEKRIEAIVEPEKKQEEKLKLEIKKDIYTTIPTLNTAVRNVTDLKQEEVRKVAVDNFKQRIMSDPQQSMFVDERIKEFTDHYDAVVDEFTKNLIEIPRITIQPTGVIKTGFKDFELDTNFLNYQPVSEEILRKTLREQEIDIIAGNHFGGIKNDSPENLIVNELINYPEVDYDEQAEFLFRLANSATNKFRQYLNEGDVESVVQYHKSEIGRFIYQQLMEHFYVEAPEFEKPVIDVKAFTKIEDHNYSKYSQDQIYDYKETVNPTSAIPTKIFAGFRKAYHLLYKFDSKTEKDFSIILEQDNDVEKWLRPAHNQFRIYWAHNSKQYHPDFVVESKDSIFIIETKKQDAMSDDEVKDKARAALEYCKYASEYTSANEGKPWKYVLIPHNAVQTNMSFKHLVEQFERS
- a CDS encoding site-specific DNA-methyltransferase, with translation MNHKPKLELTWIGKDEQPKLEPRILIEDPEKSYGDKNSENMLIYGDNLLALKALEQDFTGKIKCIYIDPPYNTGNAFEHYDDGVEHSLWLSLMKPRLEILKNLLSEDGSIWISIDADESHYLKVLCDEIFGRNNFVDEVIWQRAFSPINLKKTLSRSHDAILVYSKNSYGFNLNQIPRRAEQLKNYKNPDEDPRGLWASGGIDVGPIVPSQVYEIITPSGRKVLPPDGYCWRFKKEKFLELVTDNRIWFGKNGDNVPRIKRFLSEVKEGVTAMTLWLREEVGDNQEAKREVKQIIETDVFTTPKPERLLQRILTLSSNNGDWILDSFLGSGTTSAVAHKMNRRWIGIELGDHCHTHCIPRLQKVCDGADQGGISEAVNWKGGGGFKYYYLAPSLLKQDKYGNWIIEEKYNADMLAAAMAKHNNFNYQPSEEVYWKQGQSTEKDFIYTTTQFITVEKLDHIHEEMQPDESLLICCKKFSKPCENRYSNITIKKIPQMLLGKCEFGKEDYSLNIISMPRNENEPEFVPKGPEKKAKKTEKDSSPGLFTNEDQV